AATCTGGACCACCACAAGTGTCCAGGCAGAAACTAAGGATGAACGTAACGGCCATAAAGGACCGCACGCATGAAATCAAATCACGTTCTTCCCACTAACTACACACTCGCTTTATTTTAAACGTAAACtcggaaaggaaaaaaaagaacaaaatgaagTCATATGGCTAGGCAACACATTTTAttagcaaaaaacaacaacaccaccaccaacaccaacaacGGGTCTTCATATATATGAacattgttattaataataataattgctctACAGATAGGTCAAGGAGAGGAATTCATCACAAGTGCAGTATTTACAGCAGGCGCACGGTTTTCCCCGTGACCGTTAAAAAGTCCTCGTCCGTGAGAGCTCGGAGCGCCTCCTCAAACATGTCCTTGGTGATGGCCTGGAGCAACAAACAGCACgttaatgatttaataaaaaataaaaaaccacatCACAGTTAATGTATGTGTTCGTATTAACGACTCGTCTAGCTGATGCATTAACGAGCGTTCGTTCTGGAAACACACTTACAGCCTCGGACTGGCCGCGCAGATCATCAAACAACTGCTGGTACTTCATGGCTGGCGTTTTGCCTTTAGACAGGATGAGCTTCTTTAGAGCCTGAGCCACTTCCTCCTTGCGCTTTCGTGCCGTCGCACTCATACCTACAACACAAGCACAATTTAAAACAGAGCTGAAAACGGGTCACGGAATCTTTCGAAAGCACATCCTTCGATTTATTCGCACTTTAACACCACCCGTAATGATGATGGAGATGCAGTCGTACCTGTAGTGAGGATGGAGATGTCTACGAATCCTGTCCGGGGATCAGTGGCCGACTGTTTCAGCGCCTCTCGGTGCAGTCTCTTCGCCTCCTCCACGTCGATGGTCTCCACCTTGTTGGAGAAGCGCACTTTGGCGTGAGCCTCGGCAAGTCGGATCAGCGACTCCAGCTGCCGGGGATAAGCGGACACCATCCCCCTGCCGCTGCCGATCTTCCTCATGTCCACGTAGGCCTGCGGGTCAGAGCCGGAGAGACGTCAAAAACCTCCTCGCGACAGGGACGAGTGAAACTGACCTCGATGCACACGACCGACATtattaaattcagtttaaattagagttttagaaaaattttaattttctaAAAAGGCAAGGAGCAAgccaagtgcaaaagtttgtatcccCATGGGTGGTTGGCTTGTTTCATGTTGATTTCCTTCTAACTGTCCTTAATTTCAGTTagtctctctttcctctcattccctctctttcccctcTTTGTATTTCTTCCTGTCATTCTCCTTTAATTCATCTTCTCCTCAGATCCTTCATCAGtcccttcttcctctctcaATTTTCCCCCAATTTCTTTCTTCACCCTTTTCATTCTTTCCTCATCTTCCTTTTCCTTAATTCTTCCCTATTTTGTTTGATTCTTCCTCCATTTCTTTACTTCTTCCCCACCCTTTCgattctttcttttcctccttttgATTCCCTTCGTTTTATACTCGTGTCTTTATTATTACATCCCTTCATTcgttttcttcatttctttcttcgtctttttacctttctttctttctgccacCCCCGGCTTTcatattcattctttcttttaaacCTAAAAATTCCAAAACATAAATCTGGGTCTAAAAGGGTACACAATAAgtcaaaagagaaaaagttGTACACCTAatgacaaaaaaacccaaatcttctctctctctttaaaaaaaaaaaaaaaaaaaaaattcttattatGCCTTGAAATGTCAGAGCCTGAAACACCCCCCCCGTCCCAGACCTCGATAAGCGCCTGGCTGGCTTCTTCATTCAGTCGGGGGTTGATGTAGGTGCGGGCGTAAGCGATGTAGTCCTTCAGCACGGCCATGTCCAGGTACTCCTCCTCGATCTGCTCCTCGCTCTGGTAGTACAGAGAGACCAGGTGATGCGCCAGGCGTCTGTCGTACACCTCGTCCTGAGGGTCCAGCATCAGGAAGATCAGATCAAacctgagagagaaaaacatacaAATGAAACGACATGAAACCCAGTGAGTAGAcggaaagaaacaaacacacacgagAGCCCATTGGTTTACCtggacaggagtgtgtgagggagCTGGATGTTCTCGATCGTCGTTTTCTTGGGGTTCCACTGAGACTCCACGGGATTGGCTGCTGCCAGGACCGAGGTCCGTGCATTGAGCTGACAAATGATCCCAGCctaatatgtaaataaacacaaaccgtttatttattttactgctttATACCATGAGGACCTGCTGCGTGTTCATTTCATCAGcgctgataataataataataataataataataataataataggcttagtagtagtattaattattaattgaaCCCAAATCACGTGCCTTGGCGATGGAGAGCGTCTGCTGCTCCATGACCTCGTGCAGCACAGAGCGCGTGCTGTCGCTCATCTTGTCGAATTCGTCAATGCAGCACACGCCGTTGTCACTGAGGACGAGCGCGCCGGTCTGCAGTACCAGCTGCCGTGTCTCCGGGTCCTTCATCACGTAGGCTGTGAGACCCACAGCGCTCGAGCCTTTACCCGACGTGTACTGACCGCGAGGCACCAGGTTGTAGACGTACTGCAGCAGCTGAGATTTACTCGTACCCGGGTCTCCGCACAGCAGGATGTTGACCTCAGCACGGAAGTTGCCGCGCCCCGTCTGGCTGAAGTCTTTACGCGTGCCACCGAACAGCTGCAGCAGGATtccctgaattttttttttaaaaaaccgaTCAATAAATTTACATCGTAGCTATGTATACGACAcacaaactatttaaaaaaaaaaaaaaaaaagaatttaaaataaacgGATGGAGCTCTCCACCTTCTTGATGTCCTCGTGCTCGTAGATGCTGGGCGCGAGGGCCGACGAGAGGCGCTCGTAGATATCTGGCTTGTTGGCGAGCCCTTTGAGCGTGGCGATGCGCTCCTCGGTGAAGAGCTTCTGCCCGTTCTCCTCGTCCAGCCCGTGCAGACGCCGCTCGTCTGTCTTGCGGAAGTGGATGGCGTCTATGTGGGTCTTGTACACCGCCTTCACCTGGCTCTGACGTGGGTTTATGCGCATGGGGGCAGCTCGGTAGATTCCTgtttggaagaaaaaataaaaaacatatcataacaataataataaatcctcgGTAATTGATTGGAGACTGAATTGTTCAGGGAGGAGCTTAGGAAGCAGAACCGCACCGGTGATGTTGATacgatctccaggctgcactttGTCCACCAGGTCGTTGTGGGCGTACACCACGGTGGTGTGGGGGGTCTGACCGGCAGGCATGTCCTCCGGCGACTCCTGCAGCTTGATCTGGCCGAGTCCGAGCACACGTGTACGTTAGTTCGTTTAATTTAATTAACCCGTTATGTTAATAACTAAGTAATTAGCGTATACACGATTAGCAATTAATCCACGTTAATGAAGTTTTAAGTGTGTCCAGCCTACGAAATCTCACCATCTGTTTGTCGGAGAACATGGAGCGGTTGTGCACCAGCGCCAAACTGTGCGTGGTGTTACAGTTCCTGCACACGGCGGGCTCGGCGATGCGGCCCCGGTCCACCTCGACCCGCGTGCTGAAGGCGCAGACCTGGCAGCGGAAAAACGCTTCCTGCATCTCCGGGATGAGCTGGGACGTGCGGATCACCATGCCGCTGATGGTGATGAGCTGATCGATGTctgagagggagatggagacagtgagagagattcAGAACGAGATGAATCTAAATCGTCCAGAGACCCGAGAGAGTCGGGGACTCACCCTCGGGGTTGAGGCTGCGCATGTTCCGGGTTTTCAGGGCGTTGTAGGGACGCACTTGGATTTGGTGCTCCAGGACGGAATCTGGGAAGCGTTCGAAGAACAGCTCGTTGACCGCCATGTCGAACGTCGGAATTACTTCCTGTGGGAAAGGGACGGGGGACACGAGATGACGTGTAAATGACTAAAACATCCGACGGAACGAGGAAGTCGTTACGGCGCAGCGGCGTCGTCCTTACCTGAGGATAGCAGATGAGCTGACGGTACAGATCGGCATCAAAAGCCTGAATATGGCCGCAGTTCACGTTCAACACGGGTTCCCCGACAACGCTgatctacaacacacacacacgtctgtaaATCCTGCACATGTACATTTGTGGAACTTTCTACAGGCCTCGAGAACCGAAAACTAAAACCCACCTCGTCCAGTTTCTGCATGTACAAAGGCTCGTTCAGATCCAGGCTCGCGTTCTCATCCTCCCGTGATGTGGGGTCGATAAATCGCTGCAGGAACCGCTgcgaggaaacacacacacacagacttactTCACAATCGGAGCTTAAACGGTGTGAAAACGCGGGTTTATAGCGTGCTACAATGACTGCACGCCGCGAACGGTCATTTGGTGCTACCTGAAACTTCTCCTTGCATGTTCCCACGTTGACGTCGGTGCCCCAGATGACAAGTCTCTGGCCGGCATTTTGCTCGCTGGCCACCGCCACGTCCCCCGAGGGCTGGAAAAGTCAAAACGCAAAAAGCAAAATCTTACAAAACATGGAATCATCGTTAAACGGTACGAGTCGGAAACACTTTTCTACACGTTTACGGAGTCTCCTCGCTCTGACCCACCGGCTCGGAGTTCAGGTCCACCTGCGGCGCCTTCCTGACAGATCCCAGGTCGGCTCTTTGACGAGCCGGAGTCCCGCGGCTGGGCGTGTCGTAAATCAGCGGAGAGCTCATGTCCGGTTCGCTCTGTGGGACTGTCATACACGAGCGCGCATGTTAATAAACGGAAACGTTcgtctcttttttctttaaccAGGTACAATCGTGGAATGAGGGAATGGAGGTACCTGAGGGGCGGGGCACAGGGCTGGAGAAGAGAGAGGTGTCCTGAGGGACGGGGCTCTGCATGTCCGTGCCAGGGGAGGTGGGCATGGGCTGTAACTCTCCTGTTGAAGACTCCTGGGATCCACGGACTCGTGGGGTCTGGGGGCCATCGCTAGCAGctatttaaacacacaaacacagaggaaaaaaaatctctgtgtcACATACTATGCGAAATCATTACTCTTAATATAATTACAACTGTAATAAAACTAGATATGACACGTTCCTTTCTGATTTAACTGCAACTGTATCGCCGATACATCGACGGTAATTAAACGTAATCCGGTAACTTACGAGTCGACGGGTTGCTGCTCCTGCCGCGCTTCCGTGCACTGGATGACGGTGAAGACATCTTTCGACTGCTCGctagaaaataaaacagttatTACACTTTCATCTATCAGTCAGAAGGATATCAGCGACGCACAGGTTTACACGAACGCGCTCGCTCTGACCTAGAAACGTCAGGAAAAAGATGACCCGAATGTACGATTCCTGCGAGATGTTTAGCTATCTAaataacgtttacggaaggagtctccagcgtcagagcTCACGGTCCTCGAGACAGACGCGACGAGCCGTCTTCGTTCTTTATCGCGTGACGATAGCCGGGACGAGTTTTCGGGGACGTTCGGCAACACGaccaaacagataaaaagtacgacaCGTACGCAAATTCTGTAATAAATCTTTAAAACTGTAAACGTCTgcaaacacttcaggacgtgcgtGTATAGGACTATAAATCGAGAGTACTCCGTGTAGGATCACATCACAGCTACCTGTCGTTGATCGTTTTCCTGTCACAGCACGCCACCAAAGTGTTTTATAACCTTATTACTGAAATAAATCGACAATcattactattaaaaaaaacatacaactaTAAACTTTATTAGTTTTAATCTTTAGGTTAATACTCTTC
This Ictalurus furcatus strain D&B chromosome 1, Billie_1.0, whole genome shotgun sequence DNA region includes the following protein-coding sequences:
- the mcm4 gene encoding DNA replication licensing factor MCM4, whose amino-acid sequence is MSSPSSSARKRGRSSNPSTPASDGPQTPRVRGSQESSTGELQPMPTSPGTDMQSPVPQDTSLFSSPVPRPSVPQSEPDMSSPLIYDTPSRGTPARQRADLGSVRKAPQVDLNSEPPSGDVAVASEQNAGQRLVIWGTDVNVGTCKEKFQRFLQRFIDPTSREDENASLDLNEPLYMQKLDEISVVGEPVLNVNCGHIQAFDADLYRQLICYPQEVIPTFDMAVNELFFERFPDSVLEHQIQVRPYNALKTRNMRSLNPEDIDQLITISGMVIRTSQLIPEMQEAFFRCQVCAFSTRVEVDRGRIAEPAVCRNCNTTHSLALVHNRSMFSDKQMIKLQESPEDMPAGQTPHTTVVYAHNDLVDKVQPGDRINITGIYRAAPMRINPRQSQVKAVYKTHIDAIHFRKTDERRLHGLDEENGQKLFTEERIATLKGLANKPDIYERLSSALAPSIYEHEDIKKGILLQLFGGTRKDFSQTGRGNFRAEVNILLCGDPGTSKSQLLQYVYNLVPRGQYTSGKGSSAVGLTAYVMKDPETRQLVLQTGALVLSDNGVCCIDEFDKMSDSTRSVLHEVMEQQTLSIAKAGIICQLNARTSVLAAANPVESQWNPKKTTIENIQLPHTLLSRFDLIFLMLDPQDEVYDRRLAHHLVSLYYQSEEQIEEEYLDMAVLKDYIAYARTYINPRLNEEASQALIEAYVDMRKIGSGRGMVSAYPRQLESLIRLAEAHAKVRFSNKVETIDVEEAKRLHREALKQSATDPRTGFVDISILTTGMSATARKRKEEVAQALKKLILSKGKTPAMKYQQLFDDLRGQSEAAITKDMFEEALRALTDEDFLTVTGKTVRLL